A stretch of the Ptiloglossa arizonensis isolate GNS036 chromosome 1, iyPtiAriz1_principal, whole genome shotgun sequence genome encodes the following:
- the Def8 gene encoding differentially expressed in FDCP 8 homolog isoform X4, producing the protein MHRCGDIKDDVNKIQDCNYELRREVDGSGTALSTPSSSSDFMTGEADDSSDSRSIIPFSLRSVETILSLSKEVSEEDLKEMVEKCKEMVLESAECSNERKWLVRRLIELRLRVQELRETSEPNLLETQVTLGHHLVPQKYLITVPRPVYCDHCSGAIWTMLQSWYMCNDCKFCCHWKCLNSICRVCVHVVASEAGGYTYTKDICPEQGLSNQGYRCAECKVKITFIPDLSLVKRIREEMQMMKHYLVLCPEASNQGLPWKIGIRTHLIENSENYSIKDILDLNNGTLQEEIRAVYDTMHAHITEQCQLCKARGHLCELCGNDEIIYPWDTNSVSCHQCTAVYHRMCWSKRNHCCPRCARLQKRRAIQDEQTPDTDDCVTEDGWNTSQSLSDET; encoded by the exons ATGCATCGATGTGGTG ACATAAAAGATGATGTAAACAAGATACAAGATTGTAATTATGAACTAAGAAGGGAAGTTGATGGCTCTGGCACAGCGTTATCAACACCTTCCTCATCATCTGATTTTATGACAGGAGAAGCAGATGATAGTTCAGATAGCAGAAGCATAATACCTTTCAGTTTAAGATCAGTAGAAACTATACTTTCATTATCCAAG GAGGTATCCGAAGAGGATCTTAAAGAAATGGTCGAAAAGTGTAAAGAAATGGTATTGGAAAGTGCAGAATGTTCAAATGAACGGAAGTGGCTCGTTAGACGTTTAATCGAATTACGTTTGAGAGTGCAAGAACTACGAGAAACCTCGGAACCAAATTTGCTCGAAACACAAGTAACTCTAGGACATCATTTGGTACCACAGAAATATCTTATAACTGTTCCTAGACCTGTGTATTGTGATCATTGCAGCGGAGCAATTTGGACTATGCTTCAATCATGGTATATGTGCAATG ATTGCAAATTTTGTTGCCACTGGAAATGTTTAAATAGTATATGCAGAGTGTGTGTCCATGTAGTAGCCAGTGAAGCAGGTGGTTACACTTACACAAAAGATATTTGTCCTGAACAAGGCTTATCAAATCAGGGTTATCGGTGTGCTGAATGTAAAGTAAAAATAACATTTA TTCCAGACCTGTCTTTAGTGAAG AGGATACGAGAAGAAATGCAGATGATGAAGCACTATTTGGTTCTGTGCCCGGAAGCAAGTAATCAAGGACTGCCATGGAAAATTGGAATCCGTACTCACTTGATCGAAAACTCGGAGAATTATTCCATCAAAGATATCCTTGATCTTAACAATGGAACTCTTCAGGAAGAAATTCGTGCCGTATACGACACTATGCATGCTCACATCACAGAACAATGTCAATTGTGTAAAGCAAG AGGTCACTTGTGCGAATTATGTGGTAACGACGAAATTATATATCCATGGGATACAAACTCTGTATCTTGCCATCAATGTACAGCTGTTTATCACCGTATGTGCTGGTCAAAACGAAATCATTGTTGCCCACGATGCGCGAGACTTCAAAAGCGGCGTGCCATACAAGATGAACAAACACCGGACACAGATGATTGCGTTACGGAAGACGGATGGAATACGAGTCAGTCCCTAAGCGACGAAACTTAA
- the Def8 gene encoding differentially expressed in FDCP 8 homolog isoform X3, giving the protein MHRCGGEADDSSDSRSIIPFSLRSVETILSLSKEVSEEDLKEMVEKCKEMVLESAECSNERKWLVRRLIELRLRVQELRETSEPNLLETQVTLGHHLVPQKYLITVPRPVYCDHCSGAIWTMLQSWYMCNDCKFCCHWKCLNSICRVCVHVVASEAGGYTYTKDICPEQGLSNQGYRCAECKVKITFTFSKGLSLSCFGSSFTNTDAWFEPRLCDYSGLYYCQRCHWNTAMVIPARVIRNWDMQPRLVSRAAAQLLSLLEERSVLSLEELNPKLFTLVPDLSLVKRIREEMQMMKHYLVLCPEASNQGLPWKIGIRTHLIENSENYSIKDILDLNNGTLQEEIRAVYDTMHAHITEQCQLCKARGHLCELCGNDEIIYPWDTNSVSCHQCTAVYHRMCWSKRNHCCPRCARLQKRRAIQDEQTPDTDDCVTEDGWNTSQSLSDET; this is encoded by the exons ATGCATCGATGTGGTG GAGAAGCAGATGATAGTTCAGATAGCAGAAGCATAATACCTTTCAGTTTAAGATCAGTAGAAACTATACTTTCATTATCCAAG GAGGTATCCGAAGAGGATCTTAAAGAAATGGTCGAAAAGTGTAAAGAAATGGTATTGGAAAGTGCAGAATGTTCAAATGAACGGAAGTGGCTCGTTAGACGTTTAATCGAATTACGTTTGAGAGTGCAAGAACTACGAGAAACCTCGGAACCAAATTTGCTCGAAACACAAGTAACTCTAGGACATCATTTGGTACCACAGAAATATCTTATAACTGTTCCTAGACCTGTGTATTGTGATCATTGCAGCGGAGCAATTTGGACTATGCTTCAATCATGGTATATGTGCAATG ATTGCAAATTTTGTTGCCACTGGAAATGTTTAAATAGTATATGCAGAGTGTGTGTCCATGTAGTAGCCAGTGAAGCAGGTGGTTACACTTACACAAAAGATATTTGTCCTGAACAAGGCTTATCAAATCAGGGTTATCGGTGTGCTGAATGTAAAGTAAAAATAACATTTA CTTTCTCGAAAGGATTATCCTTATCTTGTTTTGGAAGTTCTTTCACGAATACAG ATGCATGGTTCGAGCCACGACTTTGCGACTACAGTGGATTATATTACTGTCAAAGATGCCATTGGAATACAGCAATGGTAATCCCTGCAAGAGTAATTAGAAATTGGGATATGCAACCGCGACTCGTCTCTCGTGCCGCAGCGCAACTTTTAAGTCTTTTAGAGGAACGTTCCGTTTTATCATTAGAAGAATTAAACCCAAAATTATTCACTTTAGTTCCAGACCTGTCTTTAGTGAAG AGGATACGAGAAGAAATGCAGATGATGAAGCACTATTTGGTTCTGTGCCCGGAAGCAAGTAATCAAGGACTGCCATGGAAAATTGGAATCCGTACTCACTTGATCGAAAACTCGGAGAATTATTCCATCAAAGATATCCTTGATCTTAACAATGGAACTCTTCAGGAAGAAATTCGTGCCGTATACGACACTATGCATGCTCACATCACAGAACAATGTCAATTGTGTAAAGCAAG AGGTCACTTGTGCGAATTATGTGGTAACGACGAAATTATATATCCATGGGATACAAACTCTGTATCTTGCCATCAATGTACAGCTGTTTATCACCGTATGTGCTGGTCAAAACGAAATCATTGTTGCCCACGATGCGCGAGACTTCAAAAGCGGCGTGCCATACAAGATGAACAAACACCGGACACAGATGATTGCGTTACGGAAGACGGATGGAATACGAGTCAGTCCCTAAGCGACGAAACTTAA
- the Def8 gene encoding differentially expressed in FDCP 8 homolog isoform X2, producing MHRCGDIKDDVNKIQDCNYELRREVDGSGTALSTPSSSSDFMTGEADDSSDSRSIIPFSLRSVETILSLSKEVSEEDLKEMVEKCKEMVLESAECSNERKWLVRRLIELRLRVQELRETSEPNLLETQVTLGHHLVPQKYLITVPRPVYCDHCSGAIWTMLQSWYMCNDCKFCCHWKCLNSICRVCVHVVASEAGGYTYTKDICPEQGLSNQGYRCAECKVKITFNAWFEPRLCDYSGLYYCQRCHWNTAMVIPARVIRNWDMQPRLVSRAAAQLLSLLEERSVLSLEELNPKLFTLVPDLSLVKRIREEMQMMKHYLVLCPEASNQGLPWKIGIRTHLIENSENYSIKDILDLNNGTLQEEIRAVYDTMHAHITEQCQLCKARGHLCELCGNDEIIYPWDTNSVSCHQCTAVYHRMCWSKRNHCCPRCARLQKRRAIQDEQTPDTDDCVTEDGWNTSQSLSDET from the exons ATGCATCGATGTGGTG ACATAAAAGATGATGTAAACAAGATACAAGATTGTAATTATGAACTAAGAAGGGAAGTTGATGGCTCTGGCACAGCGTTATCAACACCTTCCTCATCATCTGATTTTATGACAGGAGAAGCAGATGATAGTTCAGATAGCAGAAGCATAATACCTTTCAGTTTAAGATCAGTAGAAACTATACTTTCATTATCCAAG GAGGTATCCGAAGAGGATCTTAAAGAAATGGTCGAAAAGTGTAAAGAAATGGTATTGGAAAGTGCAGAATGTTCAAATGAACGGAAGTGGCTCGTTAGACGTTTAATCGAATTACGTTTGAGAGTGCAAGAACTACGAGAAACCTCGGAACCAAATTTGCTCGAAACACAAGTAACTCTAGGACATCATTTGGTACCACAGAAATATCTTATAACTGTTCCTAGACCTGTGTATTGTGATCATTGCAGCGGAGCAATTTGGACTATGCTTCAATCATGGTATATGTGCAATG ATTGCAAATTTTGTTGCCACTGGAAATGTTTAAATAGTATATGCAGAGTGTGTGTCCATGTAGTAGCCAGTGAAGCAGGTGGTTACACTTACACAAAAGATATTTGTCCTGAACAAGGCTTATCAAATCAGGGTTATCGGTGTGCTGAATGTAAAGTAAAAATAACATTTA ATGCATGGTTCGAGCCACGACTTTGCGACTACAGTGGATTATATTACTGTCAAAGATGCCATTGGAATACAGCAATGGTAATCCCTGCAAGAGTAATTAGAAATTGGGATATGCAACCGCGACTCGTCTCTCGTGCCGCAGCGCAACTTTTAAGTCTTTTAGAGGAACGTTCCGTTTTATCATTAGAAGAATTAAACCCAAAATTATTCACTTTAGTTCCAGACCTGTCTTTAGTGAAG AGGATACGAGAAGAAATGCAGATGATGAAGCACTATTTGGTTCTGTGCCCGGAAGCAAGTAATCAAGGACTGCCATGGAAAATTGGAATCCGTACTCACTTGATCGAAAACTCGGAGAATTATTCCATCAAAGATATCCTTGATCTTAACAATGGAACTCTTCAGGAAGAAATTCGTGCCGTATACGACACTATGCATGCTCACATCACAGAACAATGTCAATTGTGTAAAGCAAG AGGTCACTTGTGCGAATTATGTGGTAACGACGAAATTATATATCCATGGGATACAAACTCTGTATCTTGCCATCAATGTACAGCTGTTTATCACCGTATGTGCTGGTCAAAACGAAATCATTGTTGCCCACGATGCGCGAGACTTCAAAAGCGGCGTGCCATACAAGATGAACAAACACCGGACACAGATGATTGCGTTACGGAAGACGGATGGAATACGAGTCAGTCCCTAAGCGACGAAACTTAA
- the LOC143147855 gene encoding phospholipase A2-like, which yields MTWIKTLLVLILVSSIFGFGATEESESEKPRETYVSPAEETIRLLIRSGRKFEQGVEALKNDLRSLTSFLPQPNNTIVKKPTIGDVLNPFKFRIKAIYPGTYWCGDGDASSKNSNFGLFKRTDACCKAHDSCSQWIPAQGTRGGLVNNGIFTRSHCSCDKEFYDCLKGARSFVATKIGFTYFNVLRPQCFRESYPTAGCRKYAGRRLIDDKCSEYEYKHNESKRLEWFDNPDFIVI from the exons ATGACTTGGATAAAGACACTTCTGGTTCTCATACTGGTTTCTTCGATCTTTGGATTTGGAGCGACGGAAGAAtccgaatcggagaaaccaagagaaACTTATGTCAGCCCGGCCGAGGAAACAATTCGGCTATTGATAAGATCTGGACGAAAGTTCGAGCAAGGGGTCGAAGCTCTTAAAAACGACTTGAGGTCACTGACGTCTTTCCTGCCGCAGCCGAATAATACAATCGTAAAGAAACCAACGATCGGGGATGTGCTGAATCCGTTTAAGTTCAGAATCAAGGCAATTTATCCAG GAACATATTGGTGCGGCGACGGTGATGCATCCTCGAAGAACAGTAATTTCGGTTTGTTTAAAAGGACGGACGCCTGTTGCAAAGCTCACGATTCTTGCTCGCAGTGGATTCCAGCGCAAGGAACCCGAGGCGGTCTTGTGAACAATGGTATTTTCACGAG GTCACACTGCAGCTGCGATAAAGAGTTCTACGATTGTTTGAAGGGAGCCCGCAGCTTTGTAGCTACCAAAATCGGGTTCACGTATTTCAACGTTTTAAGGCCGCAATGCTTTAGAGAGTCTTATCCCACCGCGGGTTGCAGAAAATACGCAGG GCGACGATTAATAGACGACAAGTGCTCGGAATATGAATACAAACATAATGAATCGAAACGATTGGAATGGTTCGATAATCCGGATTTTATCGTCATTTAG
- the Def8 gene encoding differentially expressed in FDCP 8 homolog isoform X1, with amino-acid sequence MHRCGDIKDDVNKIQDCNYELRREVDGSGTALSTPSSSSDFMTGEADDSSDSRSIIPFSLRSVETILSLSKEVSEEDLKEMVEKCKEMVLESAECSNERKWLVRRLIELRLRVQELRETSEPNLLETQVTLGHHLVPQKYLITVPRPVYCDHCSGAIWTMLQSWYMCNDCKFCCHWKCLNSICRVCVHVVASEAGGYTYTKDICPEQGLSNQGYRCAECKVKITFTFSKGLSLSCFGSSFTNTDAWFEPRLCDYSGLYYCQRCHWNTAMVIPARVIRNWDMQPRLVSRAAAQLLSLLEERSVLSLEELNPKLFTLVPDLSLVKRIREEMQMMKHYLVLCPEASNQGLPWKIGIRTHLIENSENYSIKDILDLNNGTLQEEIRAVYDTMHAHITEQCQLCKARGHLCELCGNDEIIYPWDTNSVSCHQCTAVYHRMCWSKRNHCCPRCARLQKRRAIQDEQTPDTDDCVTEDGWNTSQSLSDET; translated from the exons ATGCATCGATGTGGTG ACATAAAAGATGATGTAAACAAGATACAAGATTGTAATTATGAACTAAGAAGGGAAGTTGATGGCTCTGGCACAGCGTTATCAACACCTTCCTCATCATCTGATTTTATGACAGGAGAAGCAGATGATAGTTCAGATAGCAGAAGCATAATACCTTTCAGTTTAAGATCAGTAGAAACTATACTTTCATTATCCAAG GAGGTATCCGAAGAGGATCTTAAAGAAATGGTCGAAAAGTGTAAAGAAATGGTATTGGAAAGTGCAGAATGTTCAAATGAACGGAAGTGGCTCGTTAGACGTTTAATCGAATTACGTTTGAGAGTGCAAGAACTACGAGAAACCTCGGAACCAAATTTGCTCGAAACACAAGTAACTCTAGGACATCATTTGGTACCACAGAAATATCTTATAACTGTTCCTAGACCTGTGTATTGTGATCATTGCAGCGGAGCAATTTGGACTATGCTTCAATCATGGTATATGTGCAATG ATTGCAAATTTTGTTGCCACTGGAAATGTTTAAATAGTATATGCAGAGTGTGTGTCCATGTAGTAGCCAGTGAAGCAGGTGGTTACACTTACACAAAAGATATTTGTCCTGAACAAGGCTTATCAAATCAGGGTTATCGGTGTGCTGAATGTAAAGTAAAAATAACATTTA CTTTCTCGAAAGGATTATCCTTATCTTGTTTTGGAAGTTCTTTCACGAATACAG ATGCATGGTTCGAGCCACGACTTTGCGACTACAGTGGATTATATTACTGTCAAAGATGCCATTGGAATACAGCAATGGTAATCCCTGCAAGAGTAATTAGAAATTGGGATATGCAACCGCGACTCGTCTCTCGTGCCGCAGCGCAACTTTTAAGTCTTTTAGAGGAACGTTCCGTTTTATCATTAGAAGAATTAAACCCAAAATTATTCACTTTAGTTCCAGACCTGTCTTTAGTGAAG AGGATACGAGAAGAAATGCAGATGATGAAGCACTATTTGGTTCTGTGCCCGGAAGCAAGTAATCAAGGACTGCCATGGAAAATTGGAATCCGTACTCACTTGATCGAAAACTCGGAGAATTATTCCATCAAAGATATCCTTGATCTTAACAATGGAACTCTTCAGGAAGAAATTCGTGCCGTATACGACACTATGCATGCTCACATCACAGAACAATGTCAATTGTGTAAAGCAAG AGGTCACTTGTGCGAATTATGTGGTAACGACGAAATTATATATCCATGGGATACAAACTCTGTATCTTGCCATCAATGTACAGCTGTTTATCACCGTATGTGCTGGTCAAAACGAAATCATTGTTGCCCACGATGCGCGAGACTTCAAAAGCGGCGTGCCATACAAGATGAACAAACACCGGACACAGATGATTGCGTTACGGAAGACGGATGGAATACGAGTCAGTCCCTAAGCGACGAAACTTAA